A segment of the Polyodon spathula isolate WHYD16114869_AA chromosome 14, ASM1765450v1, whole genome shotgun sequence genome:
ATAGTAAAAGCCTCTATTTACTGATTGCGATGACTGGCGGCAGCGTGAACGCTATGGAggagcataataataataataatattaataatattataacgTTACCTTTTCTATTGTGTGACCCTGCAACATAGTGACAGCAGCATCCCCAGAGCAAATACTTCTAATTTCTCTGAAATCAAAACgcaaacatctcaagatttggTAAACGATTCTGTGACATTGTGTATAtaggtttgtttacatccaggagctgtcacgtaaaacacagacacagttgcATTGAATGCAAGACCACACCACCTcccacattccattgaaatacatacttccgtgtgggctaggaaggaagtgggggtgggacttgtatactaaaataatactattgtaggctatacaaaaaaaaaaaaaatgtactgtattgtaatacgCGTCAAAGTGACACATCTGTACATGGCTGTAGGTAGAAGTGCttgtaaaattgttatttttgcaaagctGCCGCTCGGACGTCATCAGGATAtccaatacatatatttaggggaaaaaaattataCCCAAATCTCGTCTTCACAGTGGGGGGTGGGGCGGGGGTCCACTTTTACTCAAGCAAATATGGTACGTCATGAACaggtattgttgtttttttaccatgCAACTGCTGTCAAAAACACAATACTGCATGATTTGTATGATTAAAACTCGACTGTGGTATTTTGAAGTGATTGTCTCTCTTGTTTTAAATTGCAGATGACGATGGACGAGAAGTATGTGAACAGCATCTGGGACCTTCTGAAAAATGCCATCCAGGAGATCCAGCGGAAGAATAATAGTGGGCTCAGCTTTGAAGAACTTTACAGGAATGCATACACCATGGTGTTACACAAACATGGAGAGAAACTCTACACAGGACTCAGAGAAGTCGTCACAGAACATCTAATCAACAAAGTAGGAGATCGTCTTTTAATGCATGATGGTATAATGCTGCACTacagctaaaaaaagaaaaaggaattaaaaaagaACAAGCTACATTGTTGACCTTTTCACTGGTCACAGTTATCAAGGACGATGTGCAAATACATCCTAACACTTATTTGTGCAGGAACAAACTGGAAAGAAAATGCATACTGAATATTCTTAGCTGTCATAATTCATTAATCCATATGGTTTCCTCAATTAGAATTGAATTCTAAAAatcttttataaaatgaaaaatcatttcaAACAACTGCAAAGCTTACGATTCCTTTGAACTTCTGGAGGTTGATTATGCTCACTTGCACTAGGTCACATTGACACCGCGTatctaagaaaataaaataattaggacTGTCTGTTCTTTCAAGGGTCCAGAAAAGACGTGTGATACTTAATAGTTCAGAATGACACTTTGTTACTTTGTGAAATAAATTATTGTTGTTTTGGTTTAAACAATGGTCTTTCTGACCCTAACGAATGTCACTTCTTCCAAAACCTAACTGTAGGAAAATATTGTTTTGTCTGTAAatcaaaaatgtatgtaaaattacTGACATTTGCATGTCTTGCATGTTTCCTACAGATTTTACAAACATCTTATCCATTAATTGCGATATGAGCCtttacttttattgtatttttttttaaatctttactgataattgtttttttatatatatataaatttaggtACGAGAGGATGTATTAAACTcgttaaataataattttttgcaAACATTAAACCAAGCTTGGAATGACCATCAGACAGCTATGGTGATGATCAGAGACATCCTGATGTACATGGTAGGTAATTGTAAACATTTCAGttgtattaaactgtattaatCATCATAATTCAGCGTCCCACAATAAAGTAAATTGTAGTTTGGTTTTATTTGGAACATAAATTAAGCAGTGTTATTGTTTCCAATGACAAACTCCTTTCTAGCTGTTAGGGACCTGATAATGACCAATCAGAGTAAAGGCAAACTTTATTCCATTTCACCAAAGGATTTTTCTACAGGGGTTCAAATAGCACGTAATTCACTTTGATTGGCTGTATGTAAAGGAAATAACCTTTTAAGTTGTATGGATTTAAATATGATTGTTTCCCTTAATGTAAATGCTTAaatgctattcttttttttttttctacaataggACCGTGTATATGTACAACAGAATAATGTAGAAAACGTCTACAATCTTGGGTTAATCATTTTCAGAGACCAGGTTGTACGTTATGGGTGCATCAGAGATCACCTCAGACAGACGCTTTTGGACATGATTGCACGAGAGAGGAAAGGCGAGGTTGTAGACAGGTATGGCAGGTTTTATAGCTGTTGTCTCCCATTTACCAGTGCAAAAGATGAAGCGCTTCTGAACATCAAATGAAAGGTGGAGCAGTTGGcttcttttaacttttttataaCTGGTTTGTGGAAGGGTCCCCCCTTTTATCATGTTAAAAACATAAGTGGAGATCTGTTGTAAAGTTAATGGTTACATAGCTCTCTAAGAAcggaattattttatattatatatatatatatattatatatatatatctatatatatatatatatatatataatatatatatataacatttgtttCCCAGCCTCTAAAATGCAAGAGATGTTTGAATTGGGCTccagcattattcagcagctttggTTTCACTACcactttttgtttttggatttttattttaagccTGATTTTTCTTCATGTGTCTCTAGAGTATtgaggtattttttttgttttgtttttcctattttcactcattctgcttttaattttcaTTGATTCAATGGTGCTACTTACTACTCAcaggtgtaaaaataaataaatacattatattgcaGAAGAATTGCTGCACATACTTGTTTGGCTTATTTACATGCCAGTGGTGGATCCttattgtatttacttatttgtaaTTGGTGATGTTAATAAGGGAGCAATTCTGCcattgttttaatcatttaaatggatCCAGTATGTATCTCAagtgtactgtttattttgtccaacacatgtatgtatttttttccaggGGAGCAATCCGAAATGCTTGCCAGATGTTAATGATTCTAGGCCTTGAAGGGAGATCAGTTTATGAAGAAGATTTTGAAGCTCCATTTTTAGAGATGTCTGCAGAATTTTTCCAGGTTTTGtattctataaaacaaaacagaacatttttatcTTGCACTTAATTTGTATCCTGATTCATGAGCAATTTTTTTACTAGGCTTTTTTGTTaatgtctgtctgtttaatttcAGATGGAAAGTCAGAAGTTTTTAGCTGAAAACAGTGCAAGTGTGTACATTAAGAAAGTAGAGGCTAGAATCAATGAAGAAATTGAACGGGTGATGCACTGCTTGGACAAATCAACAGAAGAACCCATTGTAAAAGTAGTTGAGAGGGAACTCATTTCCAAGCACATGAAGACCATTGTGGAAATGGAGAACTCTGGTCTTGTGCATATGCTGAAAAACGGAAAGACAGAAGGTAGCTTAAATCTTATTAAAATagtacacaaataaatattacatacatatttCCCTTCAGTTGTTTGTCTGCAAAGCTAATCTTCTCAAAATATGTTAAATTGATTTTGTTAGGGTTTTCCTCCCTACTCCTAGTGTCATTAATAAGGTAGCATCTTGATATCATTATAATGTTGTATGCATTGCTAGTGGAGACAGGGTTATGCCAGACTCACATTAGCAGTGAGTATTTCTGAATATGTAAATTTTCCAGTGTTGGTCTCATCCTTCTATCAGGCCACCAGAGGTTAGGGTTGTAAGACTGCTGTCTTGGTCACTACCAAATGCTTTCAGTAGAGTTCTGTTTAAATTAGTGCACAGtaatattgaaaatatttcttTGTGCACACTTTTCCAGATTTGGCCTGTATGTACAAGCTATTTAGCAGAGTGCCAAATGGCCTGAAGACGATGTGTGAGTGCATGAGTTCATACCTGCGGGAGCAGGGGAAAGCACTGGTGTCTGAAGAAGGAGAAGGCAAGAACCCTGTGGATTATATTCAGgtaaacatttactgtaatagGTGCTTTGGTGGTGTTACAAATAGTCCTTGTGTAGAAGGGGGatctaatgtattttatacattttctatataaacaatgctttattaGTGTGCCTGATTTTCAATAAATTACTACAGTGTTTGGTATGTgtataaagtgaaaataaaaatacaaatctttgtGCAATTTTAGGGTCTTCTGGACCTGAAGAGCCGGTTTGATCGTTTCCTGCAAGAATCCTTCAATAATGATCGGCTCTTCAAACAGACCATTGCTGGAGACTTTGAGTACTTCCTGAATCTCAACTCCAGGTCACCAGAGTATCTCTCATTATTTATTGATGATAAGCTGAAAAAAGGTGTGAAGGGTGTAAGTGTTGATTTTATtatggaaataaaacatttttctatctGCTTTTTATGACTCTTCTGGCTAAGAAATGTGTCAGGCACATAAAAGTAATGATTGTCATTGATagtcacccccccaccccccaccccgaGATAGCAATGATGGTTACCAATTGCAAAACTGTAGATGTTGactttgtgtgttctgtatttttgttactttacAGCTGACAGAACAGGAGGTGGAGACAATCCTTGACAAAGCAATGGTTTTGTTTAGGTTCATGCAGGAAAAAGACGTGTTTGAACGGTATTATAAACAGCACTTAGCCAGAAGACTTCTCACCAACAAAAGTGTGTCTGATGATTCAGAGAAAAACATGATATCAAAATTGAAGGTAACCATTTTTctttggtttctgtttttttgtgacCTCTCTAGCGATTTTACCACAAAATGAAACCAGGATTTAAATTACCAGATATGTGGTATGAATAGTttactttacaaaactgttgaatACGCGTCACATGCTGTTCTGTTTGTTAAGTTGCTAGATTATACAGTGGGCATCAATAATTCAACAAGTTTGTTTTCAAGAGATGGAGAAAGAATGGCATTCTCACCATAAATCTAATGTTTATaggtatgcaaaaaaataataatttgttttcctTAGACCGAGTGCGGCTGTCAGTTCACATCCAAACTGGAAGGAATGTTCAGGGACATGAGCATCTCAAATACAACAATGGATGAGTTTAGACAACATTTGCAGTCCACAGGGGTAAGAGAAGCTAAATCTGATTGAATGGAATTGAGTCATTTACAAATGTCTCGGTGCAATATATGCTGtcgtattttaatatttaacaaatagatttttaaagcTGTAGAAAAAGCTAAAAGTATTCCAGTATGTGTTTGATGATATAGTTACAAGCATTCAACATGACTGCGTCAGTTTTCCAAGTGTCATAGGAACTAGCTTCACTTTATGTATTTGCTATTCTATTTACTGAACAAACTTTAAACTGTTTCtcttattaattttgtttaggttTCTTTAGGTGGAGTTGATTTAACAGTAAGAGTACTAACTACAGGTTACTGGCCCACACAGTCCGCCACACCAAAATGCAACATCCCTCCGGCTCCCAGACATGCATTTGAAGTATTTAGAAGGTAATGACTCCTATTTCCTTAAATTTAATTGATTGTAATTGTTCGCCTTTATCCTTGCGTGTTAAATTAATACTTGATCATCCACATTTTCTAAggatcattatttattatttaccgTTACTAACTATTATTAAACTTTTCCTCTAACGCATATTTTGTGAAGAGGTTTTCGATTTACTAACTCTTGACGAGGAGGGGCTAAATTTACAGTTGCACATCCCTAGTAGTCATTTTTCGGTGTCAGCCTGGTAAATAAAGATTGCAAGTGTAATTAGCAATAGAGTGatataaaatatgatatataaaaagataaatattatattgtgtaAAAGTAGAGTATTTCTTCAAGTTTTTGAATATTCCGTTCTTATTAGTTACATGTtacatattttttccattttatttctttctacCTTTAGGTTTTACTTGGCCAAACACAGTGGTCGACAGCTTACACTCCAACACCATATGGGTTCTGCAGATTTAAACGCCACTTTTTATGGTCCTATTAAAAAGGTGAAGACATGCATGATAATAATACAGTTAACATGTTGGTAATTAGATGGGAGTATTTTGATTTCTGAAAAACCCATACTAAAGTAACATTgactagaaataaaacagacacatGTAGTTCACGTGCACATTAAGACAATGTCTAtaaatactttgtgtgtgtgtgtttacccaAAATATCTAAAATACTTCTATTTCCTGTGAAACAGGAAGACGGTTCTGAAGTTGGAGTAGGAGGAGCACAAGTAACTGGCTCTAATACCAGAAAGCACATATTGCAAGTTTCAACGTTTCAGATGACAATATTAATGCTCTTCAACAATAGAGATAAATACACATTTGAGGTAAGTGTTTACAAAGTTGAGTTTTGCTGTATATGTTATCACAGTTAATATTATTAGTTTGCTTGTTGATGACTTAATTCTTTACAAAGTTTCTTGTGCCGAATGATACTGCATTGCATCTCAAGAAACTCTCAAGAAAATTGAGAGTTGGCATCAAAGCCAGTGTTGACATGtaatttgtaatgtatttcttttatttaggAAATTCAACAGGAGACGGATATTCCAGAACGAGAGCTTGTTAGAGCTCTTCAGTCGCTGGCATGTGGCAAACCAACACAGCGGGTTCTTACTAAAGAACCAAAATCTAAAGAAATTGAGAATGggcatgtatttacagtaaacgACCAGTTCACTTCCAAATTGCACAGAGTGAAGATTCAAACAGGTTTGTAATACAAGATTAGGTTCCCTAATTCTTTTAAACTTCtgaatgcatatttttcatgttttgtctAAGTTTGAAGCAGAGTGCATTTACTATCTTTCAAAGATTCTTGCACCTTTTACAGATTTCATttgaataagaaaatatatatttgtatttacatacAGCTCTTAACTTCACATTTGAACAGTACTggttttgaatacatttaattttaaattaggtGCAGGGttttaatctgtgttttaattaatgtctTAATTGTTGTCAGTTCATGCGGTAGTCTTTTCATTATGGTGTTAATGTGAATT
Coding sequences within it:
- the LOC121326760 gene encoding cullin-3, which encodes MSNLSKGGTKKDTKMRIRAFPMTMDEKYVNSIWDLLKNAIQEIQRKNNSGLSFEELYRNAYTMVLHKHGEKLYTGLREVVTEHLINKVREDVLNSLNNNFLQTLNQAWNDHQTAMVMIRDILMYMDRVYVQQNNVENVYNLGLIIFRDQVVRYGCIRDHLRQTLLDMIARERKGEVVDRGAIRNACQMLMILGLEGRSVYEEDFEAPFLEMSAEFFQMESQKFLAENSASVYIKKVEARINEEIERVMHCLDKSTEEPIVKVVERELISKHMKTIVEMENSGLVHMLKNGKTEDLACMYKLFSRVPNGLKTMCECMSSYLREQGKALVSEEGEGKNPVDYIQGLLDLKSRFDRFLQESFNNDRLFKQTIAGDFEYFLNLNSRSPEYLSLFIDDKLKKGVKGLTEQEVETILDKAMVLFRFMQEKDVFERYYKQHLARRLLTNKSVSDDSEKNMISKLKTECGCQFTSKLEGMFRDMSISNTTMDEFRQHLQSTGVSLGGVDLTVRVLTTGYWPTQSATPKCNIPPAPRHAFEVFRRFYLAKHSGRQLTLQHHMGSADLNATFYGPIKKEDGSEVGVGGAQVTGSNTRKHILQVSTFQMTILMLFNNRDKYTFEEIQQETDIPERELVRALQSLACGKPTQRVLTKEPKSKEIENGHVFTVNDQFTSKLHRVKIQTVAAKQGESDPERKETRQKVDDDRKHEIEAAIVRVMKSRKKMQHNVLVAEVTQQLKARFLPSPVVIKKRIEGLIEREYLARTPEDRKVYTYVA